CTGCCTCGATCGCGGCAATCCAGCGGTGGATATTGGCGTAGCCCTCAAGCGGATAGTGGCACTGATCCCGCAGGCTGAGAATGCAGGCCAGCGTGATATCGGCCAGCGTCATCCCATCGCCCACCAGCCAGTCACGCCCCGCCAGATGGCTGTCGAGCACCGCCGCGTATCTGGCCACCTGGGTTGCGGCGGTTTCCAGATCGGCGTCCATCTGGCCAAAGATGTGGCGGCTGATGAAGGGCGACAGCGCCGGTGTCCAATGGGCGGTCTCCCAATACTGCCAGCGCAGGATGTCATAGCGGATGTCGGATTTCGGCCAGAGGCTGGTCTCGGTCTCGGCACAGAGCCGCGCCATGATGGCGTTGGATTCCCAAAGCGTGCTGCCATCGTCATATTCGAGCACCGGCACCTTGGCATTGGGATTGAGCGCGACAAAACCCGGCGCGAGCTGCTCGCCCGTGGCGAGGTTGACCAGTGCAACCGGCAGGTTCAACCCAAGATGCGCGTTCACGACCAGAACCTTGCGCGAGTTGGGCGAAGGCGGAAAGACATGCAGTTTCATGAAGTATCTCCTTTGTTTAACTTATTTGTTAATTAACGTATCCATATGCCGCAGGTCAAGCGTCATGAAACTGTCGCAAATGGGTTTGCAACCCGCCTGTGCCGCCCCTAGATCTACGGTACCACCTGCCGTCGCAGCGCACGAAAGCCCTTTATGACGCTTGATCCCACCCCTGCCCTGAGCGCGCTTCGATCCGGAGATTTCCGCACCGTGCAGAAACTGGCGCGCCGGGCGCTCAAGCTGGCCAAGGGTGATCCCGGCTGGCTGAACCTTGCCGCAATTGCCGAATCCGGGTTGGGCCGGCCCAAGGCGGCGCTGCCGCATTTCCAGCTGGCGCTGAAACTGGCGCCCGATTTCCATGATGCCCGGCGCAATCTGGCGCAGACGCTGGTGATCCTGGGCCGTTTGGACGAGGCCGAGCGGCATCTGCAGC
The window above is part of the Ruegeria pomeroyi DSS-3 genome. Proteins encoded here:
- a CDS encoding glutathione S-transferase family protein, translating into MKLHVFPPSPNSRKVLVVNAHLGLNLPVALVNLATGEQLAPGFVALNPNAKVPVLEYDDGSTLWESNAIMARLCAETETSLWPKSDIRYDILRWQYWETAHWTPALSPFISRHIFGQMDADLETAATQVARYAAVLDSHLAGRDWLVGDGMTLADITLACILSLRDQCHYPLEGYANIHRWIAAIEAVPAWQSVEAQVQQVLAKVQAAS